ctctatgtgaggggaaccccttggatctagatcttggagttctttgtgttctcttctttgttcttcctctcattttcctccctatcattagttgctttggtgggatttgggagagaaggacttgggcactctgtgtgcccttgccattgcatttggtgcatcggtttgagttctccacgatgatacgtggaagtgaagttgagaagcttgttactcttgggtgtttgggcacactagagcttgttcctcttgggtgccttGATACCCTAGATGGTTGGTGTTGTCGAaactcaatcattgtggtgtaaagcttcgggcaagcgtcggggtctccaattaggttgtggagatcgccccgagcaattttacgggtaccggtgaccgccccatagggttgccaaagtgtacgagTTCGGTGACCGTcacaagggttgccatttgtacgggttcggtgaccgccctcaagggtcccttagtgaaatcacgacatcttgcactGTGTGAtagcgtgaggagattacggtggccctagtggcttcttggggagcattgtgcctccacaccactccaaacggagattagcatccacgagggtgtgaacttcgggatacatcgtgtctccgcgtgcctcggttatctcttacccgagccctttacttatgcactttactttgtgatagccatagtgtttcatgttatctatcttgctatcacctagttgtttatcttgcttagcataagttgttggtgcacataggtgagcctagatattttaggttttgtgcttgacaaattaaacgctagttttattctgcatttgttcaagcctaaaccgtaattatgtTAATGCACTAATTCACCCCGCCCCcactaggcgacatccacgatctttcaatacAAGTACTCCCCCGCCCGAATTACGTCCTGAAAATGgatagaaatggatgtatctagaactaaaaatatgtctagatacatccatttctgcgacaaataatttgggacggagggagtatatactaAACATATCCTTAGCCCGTATGAATTTTCATTGATGACAACAGGAACGGAAAGAAATTCTAAAGAGATTTTAGTCTAAACATATCCAAAGCCGGTTGATAAGTTTCCAGAAAAACAATCGATCAAGAGTGCGTTTCCTGCCTATTTTGTATCCTCTATAATGTATCAGGACATGCTTTCACACCAATGGTTCAATATTTAGACGGAATACTAGTACACACCAGGATAAGGCGTCAATAAATCTTTACCTTTTTCATTCCTCATTCTAAATAGATTGATACATGAAACATACCAGTATATATATGCCCATATATGCATCCAAAGATTCATCGAGCAAACAAGCAAACACTCCAGCCTACCATTGCACCCATCCCACAACCTTGTCAACTCTTCTCTTTGAAATGGATAATGTGGTAGTGTTGATTGTCGGCACTGGGCCAGCAGGCCTTGCAACAGCAGCATGACTTAGCCAATTCTCAATTCCCTATCTCATTGTCGAGCGTGAAAGTTGCAGCGCGTCGCTTTGGTCCAACCGCGCCTACGATCGCCTCAAGCTGCATCTTCCAAAGGAGTTCTGTGAGTTGCCACACATGTCATACCCACTAGATGCTCCAACATACATACCAAAAACCTTGTTTGTGAAGTACTTGGATGACTATGTAGAGCGTTTCAATATTCAACCCAAGTATCTCACTAGTGTGGAGTCATCCACATTTGACGATGACAAAAAATGTTGGTCCATCATGGCACATGACATGGCAAAGAGCACAATAGTCAGGTTCACAGCAAAGTTTCTTGTTGTGGCAAGTGGTGAGAATAGTGCAGAGAATATTCCAATGATCCCCGGACTGCAAAGTTTTCCGGGTGATGTCGTCCACTCCTCAAGCTACAAGTCAGGCAAGAGCTACTCTGGCATGAATGTATTGGTCATTGGATCTGGCAACCCTGGAATGGAATTTGCTTATGACCTTGCGGCCTATGGTGCCAATACTTCAGTCATTATACGAAGCCCGGTATGTACACGCACTATATATTATTTTTTGACCTGGAAACACTAGGGAatcccccacccccaccctaTGGGCACTATATATTTTCTGTGGGTACATGGCAATTTCTTATTATAACCACCACTAGATGGATGCAATTTTTCAGAGTTATTACTAGAAATTATGTCATGGTATAAAGCGATAGATTGTTTTATAACATGCACAAACAACTAAGCAATTAGACGAACTACACCGAAAAATTAACTCTTGAAAGAAGATGATTCTATGAAATTTTATTCGATGATGCAGGCTTCAAAAGAGATGTGACATGTTTTGTGGTTGCAGATTCATGTAATGACAAAGGAACTAATCCGGTTGGGGATGACACTTGCTCGCCGCCTTCCACTGAATCTAGTGGATAAGCTCCTTGTGATGGCGGTGAATTTAATATTTGGAAACCTATCGAGGTATGGCATCAGAAGGCCAAAAATGGATCCAATGATCCTCAAGTCAAAAACCGGCCGATCCGCTGTTATTGATGTTGGCACTGTTGGGTTAATCAAAAAAGGTATCATCAAAGTAAGTATATCCTTAACATGACATAAATTTCATAACATATGTTGTCTTTATATGGCAAGTTATCAATATTCTATTTATCTCCTACAGGTACAGGGGAGCATTAGTAAGATCATGGGCGATATAGTTGAATTTCAATGCAGTAAAAAGATATCATTTGACGTGATTGTGTTTGCAACTGGATACAAAAGCACAGCAAATATATGACTCAAGGTAACAACATCGATGTTTGAATATGTCTGAGTTTGTTTTCTTGGTGCAACAATTGTTAAATGTGCTAACAAGCTCTATGTTATTTTTTTATCCCAGAATGGCGAGAGCATGTTAAATGGCAATGGACTGCCCATCAAAGAATATCCGAATCATTGGAAAGGCGAAAATGGGCTCTACTGTGCTGGGTTAGGAAGGAGAGGATTGGCTGGTATTGCAGCAGATGCCAAGAATATCGCCAATGGCATCAAATCAGTGATAGGCGCTATGTCCAGCTAAATTATCAAATAGTGAATGCGTCTTCGACAACGCAATGCCTTCCATCACTAGGCTCCTCAACAAGAGCAAGGATGAGATCCAATGATGGGGTAAGGCAGGGGCACAAGGACCGCGGGTTGTTCTTCACCAATCCTCGGATGTCCACTGAGTTGTATGATGTACTATAAAATTAACCTCCTAGGAGGACTATAACTTCCCCCCATCCTTTCAATGCAATGAAACGCATAGGTCATTTGTGTTTTCTCGATTTGTTTTTTTTATCTTTTACAAGTAGTTTACCAGTGCTAGACGGTTGATTTTTTGAAAAATCTATCCACGGCCACCTGTCTATCTATCTTCATCTATATTTGATAGAACCAGATTTTTGTTTATTTCAAGGTTCATATGTGCCAGGGAGTAAGCATTAATTTTATAATATAATCAAGGGATTTATACTCACATGGTGAAAAGAGCTTTGTAATTTTTATTGAACGGTTACCTACAGTATTTTATTTACTTGAATTTACACATGCAAAAGTCGTCCCCTTGAACATGATGTTCAACAACAAGGGACTAACTGCCTGCGAAAAAAAAACAAGGGACTAAGTGCAATTAATACAAGGACAATGCTACATCTACGTAAACTAATCTATGTACTTTACGTAATGTGCAACATAGACACTCTGGATTGGATATAGGAGGATTGTGGGGCCACCTCCCTCAAAATCAGGGGGGAGAGAATCATTGTTAGAAAGTCTACGTTATACACCCCTCGTATAAAGGGTAGTATAGACTTTTGCCTAATCACCGTATATGTTGTACAAGGCTAATTTAGAAACGGACACAGaactgccccctccccccctgcgGCCTTGGCTTGGCCCACCCCTCACGGTCTTTGCGTACAGGGCTAGTTTAGAAACGGGCGCACAACTCCCCGGCCCCCTCCCACCAACGGGCCAAACCCTATTCGGCGCCTTTAGCGCCCGAATATGGCATTTCTGCAAACGGGCGCATACCCCTCTCTGcgcactgggccggcccatttctGCCCTTTTTTTTGTTCTAAACTGCAAAAAACTGTGGGCTGTTGACACTCGAACTCACATTAGTGAACCTTTTTCACATTAGTGAACTTTTTTACCGAAATTGGTGAACCTTTTTATAAACCTGAGAACCTTTTTTCAAAATTTGGTGAactcttttcaaatttgtgaacctTTTGTGAAAACTAGTGAACCTTTTTCACATTAGTGAACTTTTTACCGAAATTGGTGAACTTTTTATAAACCTGAGAACCTTTTTTCAAAATTTGGTGAactcttttcaaatttgtgaactttttttatCTAAATTGGTGATTTTTctaaaatcaatgaacttttctcaaatccatgaactttttttttcaaaatttggtgaactcttttaaaatttgtgaactttttttatCATAATCGATGAACCTTTTTAAAATCCATTAACTTTTCTCAAATCCGTGAGCTTTTTTCAAAATTCAGagaactattttcaaatttgtgaactttttttaagaaaattgatgaacttttttcgatTTTATGAATTTGTTTTGAGAAAATCCAAGAACTGCTTTTAAAATAGATGAACTTCTTAAGAATTCGTGAAATCTTTTTTCATATTGACGAGTTTTTCCCCAAATAATTTATACTGGGACCGGAAAAATGGTCAAATAGCGTGTTTTTCAATTGATGACATCAAAGCGATGGTGGTGCAGTGGTTAGTCGCTCGTGTATTTAGAGTTGGCATGCTGGTTCATTTTTGCTAGACGCCAGCgatgctgggccggcccatgctGCCTTCGAGCGCCAGCTAGCCTAAGCGGCGCTGATGGCGCCGAAGAGGACCTCTCCACCAATGGCCTGTGCTTGGCCCATTcatattttcttttgtttttccaaACTTCAAAAATGGGCAAGAGTAGGTTACAATCCCTCAACCTAACGGATCAAGTCAACTAGGACAACCAACTCGGCCACAACAACTTACGTGCCAATAAACTGTTTTTCCTCTTTTTTGTTATGCGTCAACTATGTAACACTACAACGAAGGCTCTAATTATattttttgtgttttcttttgcCAGTTTTTCTACagttttttattttcctttttcctgttTTCTTTCTTAAAAGCATGAACCTTTTTCAATTTTCTagaacttttttcaaatctgtGGTTTTTTTCAGTTTTTTGCAAACTGTCTagttaacattttttaaaatccATGAATATTTTTCAGTTTTTTGCAACTTTCTTAGTGAACTTCCTTTTTAAAATctgtgaacttttttaaaatccatgaattctttttcaaaaaatgatgaAAATTTTCCAAATCCGAGAATTATTGTTCAAAATCCGGATGCTTTTTCAAATatgtgattttttttcaaaattgatgaacttttttcaaatccgtgaactttttggtccaaatcgatgaacttttttcaaaccaGAGAACTTCATTTCAAAACCCATGAACTTTTTTTCCAATTCGTGAAGTTTTTTCAAATCTaacaattttaaaaaaaaattatgaatttttgtctaagtttgtgaacttttcaaaatcatgaacaaatttcgaaattcatgaaattttccaattttctgaacaatttttgaattaaTGCACTTTTCCCCATCCTTTCAATGCAATGAAATGCAAAGGTCTTTTGCGTTTTCTTGATTTTTTTTATCTTTTTCATGTAGTTTACCAGGGCTAGTGTGCTAGACAGTTGATTCTTTGAGAAATCTATCCACTGCTTCTCGATTTTTTTTATCTTTTTCATGTAGTTTACCAGGGCTAGTGTGCTAGACGGTTGATTCTTTGAGAAATCTATCCACTGCCACCTGTCTATCTATCTTTGATAGAACTAGTTTTCTGTTTATTTCAAGGTTCATATGTGCCAGGGAGTAAGCATTACTTTTATAATATAATCAAGGGCTTTATACTCACATGGTGCAAAGAGCTTTGTAATTTTTGTTGAACAATTACCTACAGTATTTTATTTATTTGAATTTACAGATGCAAAAGTCATCCACTTGAACATGATATGTAACAACAAGGGACTAAGTGCAATTAATACAATCCCAAATCATCAACAGCAAATGGTGCAAAAGATAATCAAGTCAAAGTAGTTCATTTCTTCATGTCAAACACACACGAGTAATTGCAGTAGCTTCCAAGTTTTTATTTATTACTCCAAACATTTGCTTGATATGTACGTGATTCAGCACCCATCTTCAAGCCAAGCCAGGATAGATGCTTTACACCCGTTCCATATTAATTAGTGAAAAAAATCTAGTTTAATCTACCACTGAGCACAAACGTAATTTCCTTCGCAGAACCACCTTCAGCAGTTGCTTCGCCACTTCCGTCAGAGTTTAGACATCCTCTGGTGTTCTTCCCTTTCTGTAGAGGCAAGGAGAATGAAGTGTACCTCTGTTTGCGCTTTGTTATTAGTCAGACTAATATTATAGGCATGGCATTCAGATTTCATCCATAGGCATGGCATCCAGATTTCGTCGATTATAGCTACCATTTATCAATGTGCAAATGGAATTGCTAGAACTAGTCAATGTTGGAAATTCATTCTCAGAATCGATCACATCAAATCACCCAATAAACATGCGCACATAAAACTGATAGCCAAGGGCCCGTATCGAGCCCTTTGTTTTTCTCTTTATTTCAATTTTCTGGTTTTCTCTCTACGGCTACAAAACTCACCCAACGCTGCGTACATATACACATAGCCAGGACTAACTATCCTACTCGAAGCCGACTCACCCAAGCCAACACGTACCAAAACTAGCGCATGAAACCGACTCAACCGAAACTAATTCAATTCCTATACGTACTACTTCTCAGTACTAGGACACGGCCAACTCCTGGCATACAAGCCAACGAAGACACAAAATCGGACTCTCCTAACCACCGGCTACCTTGATTACGCTTATACTAATTCTTACAAAACTCAACTAGTAAAGCTCACACACATAGAATTGTTTGGATTATTCCAACATTCACCCCTAATTCAAACATCCGAATTTTTATAGAAACGAGACACGTAGACGACACCTGTTCAACTTGTCATGTTGGCTGCCTCTGGTGACGCGACTTATCGGATCGTAACTTCTCTCTTCTTGCAACGATGGCCACCACTTCCTCACCATCTTTTTTCATGCCGACTTGTAGACTGAAATCAACGATTACCCGGACTACCAACGATTACCCGGAGTTCCAGCCACGCTGCCACATCTTAGCGTGTTACATGCAGACTAAACGTATAGCCTCATGCAGGAACTCAACTTAACTGATGCGCGTCCTCTTCACGTTGGTCTTCATCTTCTCGTTGACTACTTGCACACGGGGAGACACATCTATTCACCCGCCACATCTTATTTCTTTGTCGTTGGTGCCACAACTTACCAAACGACATCTCCTATCCAGCGGCAACACAACTCGCCATATGCGTGCAACTCATCTCCACCGTATACGAACTCGCCGTTACTCCTTGATCACGAATGGAAATGCAAGGCACAAATTCATTTTTCCGCCTGCTCTCGCTCGCAATTCTCCTTCGCCAGTGACGCATATCAACTGTAACAGAAGACTCACACACCTGAACTCTTGGACGCACCTTATAAGAACTCATGTGCACACCTAGACGACAGCTTGCAACTtcgccatctccatcttgcaccCTCCAACAATGATCTCGATGATTTCCTCGATGTCGCAACTTTGGCACCTCCATAACCATCAACGATCACCAACGCGTTGCTGACGACAGCCCTGTCGCCCTCCTCCAGGTAGTTTCGTCGAACGACGATCACCTCGTCACCTTGCTTGCGACAGCGTCCACGCCGCCGTTTCGTCGTCGCTCCGCCGAACGACTATCTCTTATCCTCCACGTCGCTACACCAATGACTGTATCGCCCGCTCCTCGTCGCTGCACCACCCAGCAACTATATCGCCCGCCCCGAGGTGCTTGTCGGGTCACCACCCCGTGGCAAGTGCAGCTTCACCGCGACCTTGCTCTAGATACCAAATGTTGGAAATTCACCCTTAGGATCGGTCACATCAAATCACACGATGAACACGCACACACAAAACTGATAGCCAAGGGCCCGTATCGAGCCCTTTGTTTTTCTCTTTATTTCTATTTTCTAGTTTTCTCTCCACGGTTACAAAACTCACCCAACGCTGCGTATATATACACATAGCCAGGACCAACTATCCTACTCGAAGCTGACTCACCCAAGCCAACACGTACCAAAGCCGAAACTAATCCAATTCCTATACGTACTacttccactagtagaaaaagaggcttccatacgcccccattagtccccaaaataatcgaaccgcgacaaaaggggtctttagtcgcggttcgggaggagacccgcgaccaactatctgggacccgcgaccaactatctgggcccagcgcgctcggtcgacagctggcggacgggaggggctttagtcccggttggcctggccaaccgggactaaaggtccccgaaggccttcagtcgcggttggccaggccaaccgggactaaaggcccatccagctggcggacgggaggggctttagtcccggttggcctggccaaccgggactaaaggtccccgtaggcctttagtcgcggttggcgaggccaaccgggactaaaggcccatccctatatataggactcagctcacttcacaattttcagaagggggtggtgggtttgcttttggttcctcctatgcacacaaggtgttcgatgaaatgcccgagagcctgaaacaaacatgatatgaagtgtccgagccacacttgagctttctcatttatttttcctccgcgatcgcggttagcaacttgaacctttcatgtgtcattgataaaatatgcatgtgtgtagttcattgtttaatttgtattatttctagctagttagtttaacaaatgcatgatggttaattatatactttatataataataatgcagatgaatcggcaatggatgtacggtccccgactctccggcgagttcactacgggtttgaaagatttcctcgtagtggcaaatgcgaacaagcagcgaggttttattatctgtccatgtgctgtctgtaagaatcagaagggttactcctcctcaagagaggttcacatgcacctgcttcggcgcggtttcatgcgaagctataattgttggaccaagcatggagaaagaggggttagaatggaagaagatgaagaaggggatgatatcgatgacaactatcatgatcatttcggtgatactttcatggaggatgatgctgaaggtggggaagggttaggtgaaggtgaagaagaggcacatgatgagcccgctgatgatcttggtcggaccattgctgatgcacggagacgctgcgaaactgacaaggatagggagaatttggatcgcatgttagaggatcacaaaaagtcgttgtatccaggatgcgataatagtctgaaaaagctgggctgcacactggatttgctaaaatggaaggcacaggaaggtgtaggtgactcatcatttgaaaatttgctgaaaatgttgaagaatatgtttccgaagaataacgagttgcccgccagtacgtacgaagcaaagaaggttgtctgccctctaggtttagaggctctgaagatacatgcatgcattaacgactgcatcctctaccgcggtgaatacgagaatttgaatgaatgccctgtatgcactgcattgcgttataagatcagaggcgatgaccctggtgacgatgttgagggcgagaaacccaggaagagggttcccgccaaggtgatgtggtatgctcctataataccacggttgaaacgtctgttcatgaacaaaaagcatgccaagtcgttgcgatggcacaaagaggaccgtaagtccgacggggagttgagacaccccgctgatggaacgcaatggagaaagatcgacagagtgttcaaagattttgcagctggcgcaaggaacataagatttggtctaagtactgatggcatgaatccttttggcgagcagagctccagccattgcacctggcccgtgactctatgcatctacaaccttcctccttggttgtgcatgaagcagaagttcattatgatgccagtgctcatccaaggtccaaagcaacccgggaacgacatcgatgtgtacctaaggccattagttgatgaacttttacagttgtgggccagacctggtgtacgtgtctgggatgagcacaaaggagaggaatttgacctacgagcgttgctttttgtaaccatcaacgattggcctgctcttagtaacctttcgggacagacaaataagggatacaatgcatgcacgcactgcttacatgagactgaaagtgtacgtttggttaattgtaagaagaacgtgtacctgggtcatcgtcgatttcttccccgaaatcataacgtaagaaagaaaggcaagcatttcaacggcaaggcagatcaccggccgaagcctgcggaacgtactggtgctgagatatttgatatggtcaaggatttgaaagtcatctttggaaagggtcctggcggacaatcagttccgcggggagttgacgggcacgcacccatgtggaagaagaaatctatattttgggagctagaatattggaaagtcctagatgtccgctctgcaatcgacgtgatgcatgttacgaagaatatttgcgtgaacctgctaagcttcttgggcgtgtatggga
This sequence is a window from Aegilops tauschii subsp. strangulata cultivar AL8/78 chromosome 7, Aet v6.0, whole genome shotgun sequence. Protein-coding genes within it:
- the LOC141026754 gene encoding probable indole-3-pyruvate monooxygenase YUCCA11, yielding MAHDMAKSTIVRFTAKFLVVASGENSAENIPMIPGLQSFPGDVVHSSSYKSGKSYSGMNVLVIGSGNPGMEFAYDLAAYGANTSVIIRSPIHVMTKELIRLGMTLARRLPLNLVDKLLVMAVNLIFGNLSRYGIRRPKMDPMILKSKTGRSAVIDVGTVGLIKKGIIKVQGSISKIMGDIVEFQCSKKISFDNGESMLNGNGLPIKEYPNHWKGENGLYCAGLGRRGLAGIAADAKNIANGIKSVIGAMSS